TGATTCCATTATAGGTGTTTTTGTTAAATCTATTGTATTATCAAGCATTCTTACAGCTGTATCAACTATATTTTCAAGTTCTTCTCTTGCTATCTCTGCCAGATTTAATGAAACTAAATTACATGTATGAACCTCTCCAAGTTTAGCGCTTCTTACTCCCTTTTCTTCAACAACTTTCTCTGTAAAATCCTTACTTGGGAAAAAATTAGAAAAACTTTCCATACATAAATTTCCATTTCCTATCATTCCCTTATGATTGTTATGATTCATTAAGTTTGCCCTGTCTTTAAAAAAGATATATGGCATTCCCGTTTCAATCTGTACTTTCATTATTTCTTTGAATAATTCTCTTGCTTTTATTACTTTTTTTAATTTCAGAGAAGTGTCTTTTTCTAAAGCTTTATAAATTTCTTCAAATTTTTCTCCATAAAGTTCACACAGTTCAACCCCATATTTTATACGCACTTCATAAGGATCTACCAATGTCCATTCCAGATTATTTTCTACCCTTTTCATAAATAAATCAGACAATACAACTTGAGGGTATATATCATAAGCCTTACCCCTTTGATCTCCATTCTCTGTCTGAAGCTCTAAAAATAATTCTATATCTAAATGCCAAGAATCTAATGCTACTGTTACAGCTCCTGCTCTTCTTCCTTGTTGATTTACAGCTACAGCTGTATCATTTACTATTTTTATCCATGGAACTACCCCACCACTTGCATTATAATATCCATTTACCATAGAGTCCTTAGCTCTTATTCTTGAAACATTTAATCCTACTCCTCCTCCACTTTTGCTTATTTTAGCAATTGTATCTATATTATAAAAAATAGATTCTATATTATCGTCCATTGCAGTAATGAAACATGACGATAAATTTCCCTTTGGTATTCTCAAATTCGCTAGAATAGGAGTAGCTAAAGATATTTTTTTCAATGACAGAGCATTGTAAAATCTCTTGGCTACTAAAACTCTATTTTCTTCATTTATAGCTAATAACATAGCTATACACATAAATACTTCTTGTGGTAGTTCATAAATATTTCCCTTATATTTTAAAAGATACCTATTTACAAACATATTAGCACCAGCATAGTCATACATCATATCTCTTGATATATCAATAGCTTTTTCTAATTCTTTAATTTCATCTTCTGTATATTCCTGAAGTCTATTATCATATATCCCATTCTCTGTAAGAGTCTTTATTGTTTTATAAAATTCTCCATATGAAAATCCTCTTTTATGAAAAACTTCTCTTTCTGTTTCCATCATAAGAAGTCTTCCTGCTACATATGTCCAATCACTTTCTTCAAAACTGGTCATAGCAACTGCTTGATTTATAAGGGACTCTTGTATTTTTTTTGTTGTTATATTTTCTTGGTATATTGAATCTATATAACTTTCTAATTCAACCATATTGACTTCAAGTCCTTCACAAGCTCGTATAAGTTTCTCTCTTATTTTTATTATGTCCAAGTTTTCTTTTATTCCTGCTCTATTTATAACTTCTCTCATTATATAACCTCTAAAAATCTTTCCATTGGATAATATTCTCCATCTTTCTCAACAACTGGTGCACTCATAATTCTATTTTTGCTAGCTACAGTCATTAAAGTTTTTAAATCTTGAATATATTCATATTTAATTCCTTTATTATCTAATGTTTTTTTTAATGATTCGCATTTACTGCAACCTTCTTTTCCAAATATCTTTATCATCTTTTTCCTCCTAAGCATAATATATCATTTTTACAATATATTGTGTTTTTTTCATTACAAACACAACATACAGTAATATTATTACATATATCTTCTATTTTTTCAATTACTTTATTCATTTTCCATGATGAATTATTCAATAATAATAACAAAAATCCTGTAATTCAAAGAAAACTTTATAAAAAAATTTTAGTATTAATATCAATTTAGTCATCTATTGTATCACTTATTTTTATATATTAGAAAAATTTCCCCTTCATTAATTTTTAGAAAATAAAATTTATTAATAAAAAGTAATACATATTAAAAACCTTATAATATAAAACTTAAATATATGAAAAACGCTAAAGAATATAGACTCTTTAGCGTTTTTGATTTATCTCTTTATTTGGTGGAAAGATTTTTATTAAGATATTTTTTAAATAATTCTATAAGTTTTTCTTTATCAAAATATACTGGATTTGCTCCAGCACAAGCATCTTTCATAGCATTTTCTGCTAATAGTTCAAAGTCTGGATTATCTACTCCTACATCTTTTAATGATTTTGGTATTCCTACTTCCTCAGAAAGTGCTTTTATTCTTCCAATTACATAATCCACACATTCTTTATCAGTTTTTCCATTTACGTCATAACCAATAGT
Above is a window of Fusobacterium varium DNA encoding:
- the nrdA gene encoding Ribonucleoside-diphosphate reductase 1 subunit alpha, yielding MREVINRAGIKENLDIIKIREKLIRACEGLEVNMVELESYIDSIYQENITTKKIQESLINQAVAMTSFEESDWTYVAGRLLMMETEREVFHKRGFSYGEFYKTIKTLTENGIYDNRLQEYTEDEIKELEKAIDISRDMMYDYAGANMFVNRYLLKYKGNIYELPQEVFMCIAMLLAINEENRVLVAKRFYNALSLKKISLATPILANLRIPKGNLSSCFITAMDDNIESIFYNIDTIAKISKSGGGVGLNVSRIRAKDSMVNGYYNASGGVVPWIKIVNDTAVAVNQQGRRAGAVTVALDSWHLDIELFLELQTENGDQRGKAYDIYPQVVLSDLFMKRVENNLEWTLVDPYEVRIKYGVELCELYGEKFEEIYKALEKDTSLKLKKVIKARELFKEIMKVQIETGMPYIFFKDRANLMNHNNHKGMIGNGNLCMESFSNFFPSKDFTEKVVEEKGVRSAKLGEVHTCNLVSLNLAEIAREELENIVDTAVRMLDNTIDLTKTPIMESDKHNIAYRTIGVGTMGLADYLAREFMIYDESLNDIDELFEEIALYSIKSSALLAKNRGQYPMFKGSMWDRGVFFQKNKDWYIKNSKYATKWNEVFELVAKYGMRNGELTAIAPNTSTSLLMGATASVNPTFSRFYIEKNQKGAVPRVVKYLKDRAWFYPEFKNVNPQIYVEIMSRIGKWTTQGVSMELIFDLNKNIRAKDIYNTLMSAWKNGCKSIYYIRTIQKNTNIMNEKEECESCSG
- a CDS encoding glutaredoxin-like protein, YruB-family, translating into MIKIFGKEGCSKCESLKKTLDNKGIKYEYIQDLKTLMTVASKNRIMSAPVVEKDGEYYPMERFLEVI